From a single Hymenobacter sp. YIM 151500-1 genomic region:
- a CDS encoding outer membrane beta-barrel protein, translating to MATFLLASRALRGLGFLAMLFPLAAAAQQQPPARLSGTLLDQSTSQPLPFANVVLLRAQDSSFVAGAETAENGTFALEKLSLGTYVLKATAVGYQGLRRSVTLTTTAPDLALGTLKAAPTATQLRGVTVTGERATVQNEPGKRIINVEKDLASVGGMATDVLRNVPSVAVDANGAVSLRGSSNLTILIDGKPSGGTNGSPGLRLDQIPASRIARVEVITNPSAKYDAQGTGVINIILKKQTKDGVNGQASLLGGTGDKYNASLSLNRHHGPANWSLSYDRQDEEYRNRATTSQTALGPAGPVTTRQEGTGVERNFSHSLRLGLEYELTKEQSLSLSVAPTLQGETDRATQLLSTQRPGAAPTSQRGTQQLDVDVRVLENSASYRRTWAAHPGRELTATGVAVLIGADVPVTQTMGGGPLLGWRQRMDVNFNLYMGQVDYTHPLAAGKGKLETGLRVQRQGSRGVADLLTQVPDAPGEYRRDPARSLAYNFRELVPAAYATVQRSWEGGWQAEGGLRTEYTSTRGAVNGGQGRFELGYLGVFPTASLARSFGRADSARGGEKPQRLQLSYARRLNRPNFMQQLAVPIYQDPRFYRLGNPALRAEFSHNLELGHQLSLPGGAEITTTLFGRFTNGAIQRLRNVDSVATRLNPEAGLVLVETYRNFGSTTNAGLELTWSQPLTKWWRVQASGSVYRSQIQTNAGQDNARRAWAADARLSQNFTPTPQLDVQLTGTVESAVLTAQGRRLPTGGLDVALRQRLLQNRAALTLRVSDVFNTQVRQSEVNTPELTARFYRKPETRVGWLGFTWYVGAAKAKAGRIDGGPKGGGGGFGG from the coding sequence GCCAGCCGGGCCCTGCGGGGCCTGGGGTTCCTCGCTATGCTCTTTCCGCTGGCGGCCGCGGCCCAGCAACAACCCCCTGCCCGCCTGAGCGGCACCCTGCTCGACCAGAGCACCAGTCAGCCCCTGCCCTTCGCCAACGTGGTGCTGCTGCGGGCCCAGGACTCCAGCTTTGTGGCCGGGGCCGAAACCGCCGAAAATGGCACGTTTGCCCTGGAAAAGCTGAGCCTGGGCACGTACGTGCTGAAGGCTACGGCGGTAGGCTACCAGGGCCTGCGCCGCTCCGTCACGCTGACCACCACGGCCCCCGACCTGGCCCTGGGCACCTTGAAAGCGGCGCCCACGGCCACCCAGCTGCGAGGCGTGACGGTGACCGGCGAGCGGGCCACTGTGCAGAACGAGCCGGGCAAGCGCATCATCAACGTGGAAAAGGACCTGGCCAGCGTGGGCGGCATGGCTACCGACGTGCTCCGCAACGTGCCCTCGGTGGCCGTAGACGCCAACGGCGCCGTGAGTTTGCGCGGCTCCTCCAACCTCACCATCCTGATTGACGGCAAGCCTTCGGGCGGCACCAACGGCAGCCCCGGCCTGCGCCTCGACCAGATTCCGGCCTCCCGCATTGCGCGGGTAGAAGTGATTACCAACCCTTCGGCCAAGTACGACGCCCAGGGCACGGGCGTCATTAATATTATCCTGAAAAAGCAGACCAAGGACGGCGTAAATGGCCAGGCCAGCCTGCTGGGCGGCACCGGCGACAAGTACAACGCCAGCCTGAGCCTGAACCGCCACCACGGCCCGGCCAACTGGAGCCTGAGCTACGACCGTCAGGACGAGGAATACCGCAACCGCGCCACCACCAGTCAGACGGCCCTGGGCCCGGCCGGCCCCGTAACGACGCGCCAGGAAGGCACGGGCGTGGAGCGCAACTTCTCCCATTCCCTGCGCCTGGGCCTGGAGTATGAACTCACGAAAGAGCAGAGCCTGAGCCTGAGCGTGGCCCCTACCCTGCAAGGCGAAACCGACCGCGCCACTCAGCTGCTCAGCACGCAGCGGCCCGGCGCAGCGCCCACCTCCCAGCGCGGCACCCAGCAGCTGGATGTGGACGTGCGGGTGCTGGAAAACTCGGCCAGCTACCGCCGCACCTGGGCCGCCCACCCCGGCCGGGAGCTGACGGCTACGGGCGTGGCCGTGCTGATTGGGGCCGATGTGCCCGTAACCCAAACCATGGGCGGCGGCCCCCTGCTGGGCTGGCGGCAGCGCATGGACGTGAATTTTAACCTGTACATGGGCCAGGTAGACTACACGCACCCACTGGCGGCCGGCAAGGGCAAGCTGGAAACCGGCCTGCGCGTGCAGCGCCAGGGCAGCCGCGGCGTAGCCGACCTGCTAACCCAGGTGCCCGATGCCCCCGGCGAGTACCGCCGCGACCCGGCCCGCTCCCTGGCGTACAATTTCCGGGAGCTGGTGCCGGCGGCCTACGCCACCGTGCAGCGCAGCTGGGAAGGCGGCTGGCAGGCCGAAGGCGGTCTGCGCACCGAGTACACCAGCACCCGCGGGGCCGTAAACGGGGGCCAGGGCCGGTTTGAGCTGGGCTACCTGGGCGTGTTTCCGACGGCCAGCCTGGCCCGCAGCTTCGGCCGGGCCGACTCGGCCCGCGGGGGAGAAAAGCCCCAGCGCCTCCAGCTGAGCTACGCCCGCCGCCTCAACCGCCCCAATTTTATGCAGCAGCTGGCCGTACCAATCTACCAGGACCCGCGCTTCTACCGCCTCGGCAACCCGGCCCTGCGCGCCGAGTTCAGCCACAACCTGGAGCTGGGCCACCAGCTGAGCTTGCCGGGCGGGGCCGAAATCACCACTACGCTGTTCGGGCGCTTCACCAACGGGGCCATCCAGCGCCTGCGCAACGTGGACTCGGTGGCCACGCGCCTGAACCCCGAGGCGGGCCTGGTACTGGTTGAAACCTACCGCAACTTTGGGAGCACCACCAACGCGGGCCTGGAGCTGACCTGGAGCCAGCCACTCACGAAATGGTGGCGCGTGCAGGCCAGCGGCTCGGTGTACCGCTCCCAGATTCAAACCAACGCCGGCCAGGACAACGCCCGCCGGGCCTGGGCCGCCGACGCCCGCCTCAGCCAGAACTTCACGCCCACGCCCCAGCTCGACGTGCAGCTGACGGGCACCGTGGAATCGGCGGTGCTCACGGCCCAGGGGCGGCGCCTGCCCACCGGCGGCCTCGACGTGGCCCTGCGCCAGCGCCTACTCCAGAACCGCGCCGCCCTCACCCTGCGCGTGTCCGACGTATTCAACACCCAGGTGCGCCAGTCGGAAGTAAATACCCCCGAGCTGACGGCCCGCTTCTACCGCAAACCTGAAACGCGGGTGGGCTGGCTGGGCTTCACGTGGTACGTGGGGGCCGCCAAAGCCAAGGCTGGCCGCATCGATGGTGGCCCCAAAGGCGGCGGAGGTGGGTTCGGCGGCTAA
- a CDS encoding RICIN domain-containing protein, with product MKHAYFSRSQGLTWLAAWLLWLGPLVALAQTINVGPSRTYPTLRSAVLAGAVVSGTTVKIDDGTYTDVCRIQNLTNVTITSNSGRAGGVIFDGGSQDNLEDRKAMILVINSPGTAIIGIRFRNVGLGGEAGLAARGRGAGNQAGIRFEKFTTGTGRVSYCSFDNCVTGVFTETNDFNLDLTIDHCDFGREVSNGQARDGGSHDIYVNRIKSLTGIDNNFYGNPYGNNTKSRAWNTTISGGYNANYASRCLDLPNGGRYSVSGGIYARGAGENNQLFAYAEEYPSADDPQNNGLYSGTISGITLRVNNRVGVWNAGAGTTMAFTNVTYEWYGSGTATTSVIGPGAVTGLVASGTATAATLPAPPPAVSSSAAPPPPPTNLRPADSPASTVAGLSYQYYELTGMTKLPDFATLTPAASGTVSTFDLAPRKRNDDFAFRYTGYVRVPADGTYTFYTSSDDGSRLYIGSQLVVDNDGRHGTQERSGTIGLKAGLHAITVTFFEAYGGQVLSVSYAGGGLSKQVIPGSALVSAPVSAGGIVSGGVYRLLARHSNKALDVAYNSAESQATVWQHTVNGDGAQRWVLQLQSDGAYTLTHEGTSMCLDVQGNSADNGALVWQYTANGGDAQRWFIEPTTDGYVKLRHKGTDKVLDVLGGEDRLADGDRVGQWEYKGSRNQQWKLELLQNPAARTSATAARTPALAADGEAASLSVYPNPSFGKGTLAVTAKTPQTAQVYVHNLQGELVSSLSVPVHAGKTDFKLPGTLAPGTYLVKTRLDGQDLSFTLQVQ from the coding sequence ATGAAACATGCTTATTTCTCTCGTTCCCAAGGTCTGACCTGGTTGGCGGCCTGGCTACTGTGGCTGGGGCCACTGGTTGCACTGGCGCAAACCATCAACGTGGGTCCATCCCGTACGTACCCCACCTTGCGTTCGGCGGTGCTGGCCGGGGCCGTAGTTTCCGGTACCACAGTCAAGATTGACGACGGCACCTACACCGACGTGTGCCGCATCCAAAACCTTACGAACGTAACCATTACCAGCAATTCCGGCCGGGCTGGTGGCGTCATCTTCGACGGCGGCAGCCAGGATAACCTGGAAGACCGCAAAGCCATGATTCTGGTCATCAACAGCCCAGGAACTGCAATTATTGGCATTCGTTTCCGCAACGTGGGCCTGGGCGGAGAAGCCGGTTTAGCGGCCCGGGGCCGCGGGGCTGGCAACCAGGCTGGCATCCGCTTCGAGAAGTTCACCACGGGCACCGGGCGCGTGAGTTACTGCTCGTTTGACAACTGCGTAACGGGCGTATTCACGGAAACCAACGACTTCAACCTGGACCTGACCATCGACCACTGCGACTTCGGCCGGGAAGTGTCCAATGGCCAGGCTCGCGACGGTGGCTCCCACGACATCTACGTGAACCGGATTAAGTCGCTGACCGGCATCGACAACAACTTCTACGGCAACCCCTACGGCAACAACACCAAGTCAAGGGCGTGGAACACAACCATTAGCGGGGGCTACAACGCCAACTACGCCAGCCGGTGCTTAGACCTTCCCAACGGGGGGCGCTACAGCGTGAGCGGAGGAATTTACGCGCGCGGAGCCGGGGAAAACAATCAGCTTTTCGCTTACGCCGAGGAATATCCTAGCGCCGACGACCCTCAGAACAACGGCCTCTACAGCGGCACTATCAGCGGAATTACGCTGCGCGTCAACAACCGCGTGGGTGTCTGGAATGCCGGGGCTGGTACTACCATGGCGTTTACCAACGTCACCTACGAATGGTACGGCTCGGGTACTGCTACCACCAGCGTAATTGGTCCGGGCGCCGTCACGGGGCTGGTAGCCTCGGGCACCGCAACGGCAGCTACCTTGCCCGCTCCACCCCCAGCGGTGTCCAGCTCCGCCGCCCCGCCGCCACCGCCGACCAACCTACGCCCGGCCGATAGTCCGGCCAGCACGGTGGCAGGCCTCTCGTACCAGTACTACGAGTTGACGGGGATGACCAAGCTGCCCGACTTCGCCACCCTTACCCCCGCTGCCAGCGGCACGGTTTCGACCTTTGACCTGGCCCCGCGCAAGCGCAACGACGATTTCGCCTTCCGTTACACGGGCTACGTGCGCGTTCCGGCCGACGGCACCTATACCTTTTATACGTCGTCGGACGACGGGTCGCGCCTCTACATCGGCTCGCAGTTGGTCGTGGACAACGATGGTAGGCACGGGACGCAGGAACGTAGCGGCACAATTGGCCTCAAGGCCGGCTTGCACGCCATCACCGTCACGTTCTTCGAGGCCTACGGCGGGCAAGTGCTCAGCGTAAGCTATGCAGGCGGCGGCCTAAGCAAGCAAGTAATTCCGGGCAGCGCCCTGGTTTCGGCCCCGGTTTCGGCGGGCGGAATTGTCTCGGGCGGGGTGTATCGTTTGCTGGCGCGGCACTCGAACAAGGCCCTGGACGTGGCCTACAATTCGGCCGAGAGCCAAGCCACGGTGTGGCAGCACACGGTTAACGGCGACGGAGCCCAGCGCTGGGTGCTGCAGCTGCAGAGCGACGGGGCCTATACGCTCACCCACGAGGGCACGAGCATGTGCCTGGACGTGCAGGGTAACTCGGCCGACAACGGAGCCTTGGTGTGGCAGTACACAGCCAACGGCGGCGATGCCCAGCGCTGGTTCATCGAGCCCACCACTGATGGCTACGTCAAGCTTCGCCACAAGGGTACGGACAAGGTGCTGGACGTGCTCGGGGGCGAAGACAGGCTCGCCGACGGCGACCGGGTAGGACAGTGGGAGTACAAGGGCAGCCGCAACCAGCAGTGGAAGCTCGAGCTGCTGCAAAACCCCGCGGCCCGCACCAGCGCCACGGCCGCCAGAACGCCGGCCCTGGCCGCTGACGGGGAAGCGGCCAGCCTGTCGGTGTACCCCAACCCTAGCTTTGGCAAGGGCACGCTGGCAGTGACGGCCAAGACGCCGCAAACGGCGCAGGTATACGTGCACAACCTTCAGGGCGAGCTGGTAAGCTCACTGAGCGTGCCTGTGCACGCCGGCAAGACCGACTTTAAACTGCCTGGCACGCTGGCTCCGGGTACCTACCTGGTTAAGACCCGCCTCGACGGGCAGGACCTAAGCTTCACTCTTCAAGTTCAGTGA
- a CDS encoding TIGR02117 family protein has product MQVVVALILLLMTGALVPTHRQFRSVPGGIPIYLVSNGFHTDVVLPVREARTGHDWLRELGQPALAARFAGYRYVAFGWGNEKFYLGSMNGKFPGPGPILGAAWPSRTLMHVDFYRAAPDSGEHVVPLRVAPEQYRRLVGFVRRSFAAPDSLGRYALRQPTGYSPEDFFFRAQGRYHLLRTCNDWTAQALRRAGVRAPLKSPLAAPVLHHARRAAR; this is encoded by the coding sequence ATGCAGGTAGTTGTTGCGCTTATTTTACTGCTGATGACCGGGGCGCTGGTGCCTACCCACCGGCAGTTTAGGTCGGTGCCCGGCGGCATTCCCATCTACCTCGTCTCCAACGGCTTTCATACCGATGTGGTGCTGCCCGTGCGCGAGGCCCGCACCGGCCACGACTGGCTGCGGGAGCTGGGCCAGCCTGCGCTGGCCGCCCGGTTTGCCGGCTACCGCTACGTGGCTTTCGGCTGGGGCAACGAGAAGTTTTACCTGGGTTCTATGAATGGGAAATTTCCCGGACCGGGCCCCATTTTGGGAGCGGCCTGGCCTTCCCGCACCCTCATGCACGTCGATTTTTACCGCGCCGCGCCCGACTCCGGTGAGCATGTCGTGCCCCTGCGCGTGGCCCCGGAGCAGTACCGCCGCCTCGTCGGGTTTGTGCGCCGGTCCTTTGCCGCCCCCGACAGCCTGGGGCGTTATGCGCTGCGTCAGCCAACCGGCTACAGCCCCGAAGACTTCTTTTTCCGGGCCCAGGGGCGCTACCACCTGCTGCGCACCTGCAACGACTGGACCGCCCAGGCCCTGCGCCGGGCCGGGGTGCGGGCCCCGCTGAAGTCGCCGCTGGCAGCGCCGGTGCTGCACCACGCCCGCCGCGCCGCCCGGTAG
- a CDS encoding STAS domain-containing protein: MYREVLPNGFLLILSSNGPSAEEIKLTRALHRASRSDKPAILLDFSLVNSLSEEVIELVLAYAFVLHAQGRRLILCHVPEPAQHHFLYLDATSQPLLVPTLFDAMHEIKRQSGNQYFDLPCTPDYD; encoded by the coding sequence GTGTACCGCGAAGTTCTGCCCAATGGCTTTCTGCTGATTCTGTCGTCCAACGGCCCCTCTGCGGAGGAGATAAAGCTGACGCGCGCCCTGCACCGGGCCAGCCGCAGCGACAAGCCGGCCATTCTGCTGGATTTCAGCTTGGTCAACAGCTTATCTGAGGAGGTAATTGAGCTGGTGCTGGCGTATGCCTTTGTGTTGCATGCCCAAGGGCGCCGGCTGATTTTGTGCCACGTGCCCGAGCCAGCCCAGCATCATTTTCTCTACCTCGACGCCACCAGCCAGCCCCTGCTGGTGCCCACGCTGTTCGACGCCATGCACGAAATCAAGCGGCAGTCGGGCAACCAGTATTTCGACCTGCCCTGCACTCCTGACTACGACTGA
- the hisS gene encoding histidine--tRNA ligase — translation MSAQKPSIPRGTRDFGPAVVARRTYIFGVIRRVFEKFGYAPLETPTLENLSVLTGKYGEEGDQLLFKVLNSGDFAQDLTAEDLAAGSRKMLPKIAEKGLRYDLTVPFARYVVMNRGTLTFPFKRYQIQPVWRADRPQRGRYREFYQCDADVVGTDSLLCEAEIVLMMSEVLNTLGLTEHTIKINHRRVLGSIYQALGGEGTETDLFVAIDKLDKIGREGVEKELLERGFSAAALERLFDLLAVGGDFAGKLERLVAGFAEAGVEPDTPEGYRGLQDLTRVLEYLRSFGFEQWQNLEFDVTLARGLSYYTGCIFEIKINNVNMGSVSGGGRYDNLTGAFGLPGVSGVGFSFGVDRLYDCLEELNLFPAAVATTTRCLLANFGAESEAAVLPVLRQLREAGIPSELYPEAKKLGVQFKYADAKGIPYVLLQGPEERAAGQFKLKTLSTGQEQVLSLEEVLAELKNSK, via the coding sequence ATGAGCGCCCAAAAGCCCAGCATTCCGCGCGGTACCCGCGACTTTGGCCCGGCCGTAGTAGCCCGCCGCACCTATATTTTCGGCGTCATTCGCCGCGTGTTCGAGAAGTTCGGGTACGCCCCGCTGGAGACGCCCACCCTGGAGAACCTGTCGGTGCTGACTGGCAAATACGGTGAGGAGGGCGACCAGCTCCTGTTTAAAGTGCTGAACTCCGGCGACTTCGCCCAGGACCTGACGGCCGAAGACCTGGCGGCCGGCTCCCGGAAGATGCTGCCCAAAATTGCCGAAAAAGGCCTGCGCTACGACCTTACCGTGCCCTTTGCCCGCTACGTGGTAATGAACCGCGGCACGCTCACCTTTCCCTTCAAGCGTTACCAGATTCAGCCCGTATGGCGCGCCGACCGGCCCCAGCGCGGCCGCTACCGGGAGTTTTACCAGTGCGACGCCGACGTGGTAGGCACCGATTCTCTGCTCTGCGAGGCCGAAATCGTGCTGATGATGTCGGAGGTGCTGAACACGCTGGGCCTCACCGAGCACACCATCAAAATCAACCACCGCCGAGTGCTGGGGTCCATCTATCAGGCCTTGGGCGGCGAAGGCACCGAAACCGACCTGTTCGTGGCCATCGACAAGCTCGACAAGATTGGCCGCGAAGGTGTTGAGAAAGAGCTACTGGAGCGCGGCTTCTCGGCAGCGGCCCTGGAGCGGCTGTTCGACCTGCTGGCCGTAGGCGGCGACTTCGCCGGGAAGCTGGAGCGCCTGGTGGCGGGCTTCGCCGAGGCCGGCGTCGAGCCCGACACCCCCGAGGGCTACCGCGGCCTGCAAGACCTGACCCGCGTGCTGGAGTACCTGCGCAGCTTCGGCTTCGAGCAATGGCAGAATCTGGAGTTTGACGTGACCCTGGCCCGCGGGCTGAGCTACTACACGGGCTGCATCTTTGAAATCAAGATCAACAACGTGAACATGGGCAGCGTGAGTGGCGGGGGCCGCTACGACAACCTCACCGGCGCCTTCGGGCTGCCGGGCGTGTCGGGCGTGGGCTTCTCCTTCGGCGTCGATAGGCTCTACGACTGCTTGGAAGAGCTGAACCTGTTTCCGGCAGCCGTGGCTACCACTACCCGCTGCCTCCTCGCCAACTTCGGCGCCGAAAGTGAGGCCGCCGTGCTGCCCGTGCTGCGCCAGCTACGTGAGGCCGGCATCCCAAGTGAGCTGTACCCGGAGGCCAAGAAGCTGGGCGTGCAGTTCAAATACGCCGACGCCAAAGGCATTCCGTACGTGCTGCTGCAAGGCCCGGAAGAGCGCGCGGCCGGGCAGTTCAAGCTCAAAACCCTGAGCACCGGCCAGGAACAGGTGCTATCCTTGGAGGAAGTGCTGGCGGAGTTGAAAAACTCAAAATAA
- the hutH gene encoding histidine ammonia-lyase — protein sequence MPSADDYALTPSVSLTLDLLQELLAANARVVLSEEARQRITTCYTYLHQRLERLPDVPVYGINTGFGALCNTAIPAGQRQQLQVNLLMSHACGTGEEVPPELVRLMLLLKAQSLSLGHSGVQLRTVQRLLDFYNREMLPVVYQQGSLGASGDLAPLAHLCLPLLGLGEVTYQGYRLAAADAMSLFSWEPLTLEAKEGLALLNGTQFMLAYAVHCLLRARRLLAAADVIGALALDAFGGRPEPFDARLHRLRPHAGQGAAARRVRELLAGSELQNQPRPAVQDPYSFRCLPQVHGASRDALAYVQQVVETECNSVTDNPTIFPDDDTILSGGNFHGQPLALVLDHLALAVAELGSLSERRTYQLLSGQRGLPPFLVAEPGLNSGLMIPQYTAAGIVSQNKQLCTPASADSIVSSNGQEDHVSMGANAATKARRVVENVEQLLGIELLTAAQALGFRRPARTSPALEQVVAAFRATVPFLQHDRVLYPDLHAAAAFVRTYAWS from the coding sequence ATGCCTTCAGCTGACGACTACGCCCTCACGCCCTCCGTCTCGCTCACTCTTGACCTGCTGCAAGAGCTACTTGCCGCCAATGCCCGCGTGGTGCTGAGCGAGGAAGCCCGCCAGCGCATCACCACCTGCTACACCTACCTGCACCAGCGGCTGGAGCGCCTGCCCGATGTGCCGGTCTACGGCATCAACACCGGCTTCGGGGCCTTGTGCAACACCGCTATTCCGGCCGGGCAGCGCCAGCAGCTGCAAGTGAACCTGCTGATGTCGCACGCCTGCGGCACCGGCGAGGAGGTGCCGCCCGAACTGGTACGTCTCATGCTGCTGCTGAAAGCCCAAAGCCTGAGCCTGGGGCACAGCGGCGTGCAGCTGCGCACCGTGCAGCGTCTGCTCGACTTCTACAACCGCGAAATGCTGCCCGTGGTGTACCAGCAGGGCTCCCTGGGCGCCAGCGGCGACCTGGCCCCGCTGGCCCACCTGTGTTTGCCGCTGCTGGGCCTGGGCGAAGTAACTTATCAGGGCTACCGCCTGGCCGCCGCCGACGCCATGAGCCTGTTCAGCTGGGAGCCACTGACGCTGGAAGCCAAGGAAGGCCTGGCTTTGCTCAACGGCACGCAGTTTATGCTGGCCTACGCCGTGCACTGCCTGCTGCGGGCCCGCCGCCTGCTGGCCGCCGCCGACGTAATCGGCGCCCTGGCCCTGGACGCGTTTGGCGGGCGCCCCGAGCCGTTTGATGCCCGCCTGCACCGCCTGCGGCCCCATGCCGGCCAGGGCGCGGCGGCCCGGCGCGTGCGGGAGCTGCTGGCCGGCAGCGAGTTGCAAAACCAGCCCCGCCCGGCCGTGCAGGACCCCTACTCCTTCCGCTGCCTGCCCCAGGTGCACGGCGCCTCCCGCGACGCCCTGGCCTACGTGCAGCAGGTGGTCGAAACCGAGTGCAACAGCGTCACCGACAACCCCACCATTTTCCCTGACGACGATACTATTCTGAGTGGGGGCAACTTCCACGGCCAGCCCCTGGCCCTCGTGCTCGACCACCTGGCCCTGGCCGTAGCCGAGCTGGGCAGCCTATCGGAGCGGCGCACCTACCAGCTGCTCAGCGGGCAGCGCGGGCTGCCCCCGTTTTTGGTGGCCGAGCCGGGCCTGAACTCGGGGCTGATGATTCCGCAGTACACGGCGGCGGGCATCGTGAGCCAGAACAAGCAGCTGTGCACGCCCGCCTCCGCCGACTCCATCGTGAGCAGCAACGGGCAGGAAGACCACGTGAGCATGGGCGCCAACGCCGCCACTAAGGCCCGGCGCGTAGTCGAAAACGTGGAGCAGCTGCTGGGCATTGAGTTGCTCACCGCCGCGCAGGCCCTGGGGTTTCGGCGCCCGGCCCGCACCTCGCCGGCCCTGGAGCAGGTAGTAGCCGCCTTCCGCGCCACCGTACCCTTCCTCCAGCACGACCGGGTGTTATACCCCGACCTGCACGCGGCCGCCGCGTTTGTGCGCACGTACGCGTGGAGCTAA
- a CDS encoding gliding motility-associated C-terminal domain-containing protein, giving the protein MRQLLLFFLVLATGVVRSFEAWAQAPCVDTPNSGACFRAYDAATGQELPRQLCIGRPFRLRDCSGRALNPAQIYYQIGSATVCRGFQDTTTTFTLRAPGQVFITQNTQGSGTQGVIYSKEYTVREAPAPVFTVTACNPEQVQVTITDQRYDQYEVEVNGVRQLVAPNTPTTFFRGNATSVKVTGQYRAAGLCSNSATQTFTPLPAPPAQVPLQRISVQGTGVELQFGALQPEYTYSVQAQDAASPGGFRTLATVPTSATSFALPYSVLPGCFRLLLTDACQSSGFAIASPVVCSVSLTATASNGRNQLSWSTGATGSLALFRNGQLLQNLPAGSTQYEDADVVCGTVYRYRLVVSNPPVASESNEAEVTTTSTLPPPPPLLTASFNLRNQVELTARAAGSPTSGRLIYQRNGAQLTSIPAPAGLLRDSLVAPDPAAALCYTVRFEDACGNRSADSPPACPVVLAAAPANETGSEIRLTWMPLRGPDPAAPVAYQVLLLSATNAVLSRRPVTGLTYLDAPPPTSPQRVRYRIEATGAGLAAPSYSNVVEIIRTVRLFVPTAFTPNGDGLNDVLELKGRYLDNFQFVVMDRNGKEVFRATDRTRTWDGRIGSQAPVPGAYVWRFEATDQDGQRTVQHGTVTVLR; this is encoded by the coding sequence ATGAGACAACTGCTACTATTTTTCCTGGTGCTGGCAACGGGCGTGGTACGTTCTTTTGAGGCCTGGGCGCAGGCTCCGTGCGTTGACACCCCGAACTCCGGGGCTTGTTTTAGGGCCTACGATGCCGCCACGGGCCAGGAGCTGCCCCGGCAGCTCTGCATCGGCCGCCCTTTCCGGCTGCGCGACTGTAGCGGCCGGGCCCTCAATCCCGCCCAGATTTACTACCAGATTGGCTCAGCCACGGTTTGCAGGGGCTTCCAGGACACCACTACTACCTTCACCCTTCGCGCGCCGGGGCAAGTATTCATCACCCAAAACACCCAGGGCAGCGGCACCCAGGGCGTTATCTACTCCAAAGAGTACACCGTGCGGGAAGCGCCAGCCCCCGTCTTCACGGTTACGGCCTGCAACCCGGAGCAGGTGCAGGTTACCATCACCGACCAGCGGTATGACCAGTACGAAGTGGAAGTGAACGGCGTCCGCCAGCTGGTTGCGCCCAATACCCCCACAACTTTCTTCAGGGGCAACGCTACTTCGGTGAAAGTAACGGGCCAGTATCGGGCGGCCGGCCTGTGCTCCAACTCCGCCACGCAGACGTTTACCCCATTGCCTGCCCCGCCTGCTCAGGTGCCGTTGCAGCGAATATCTGTGCAGGGCACGGGAGTGGAGTTGCAGTTTGGGGCGTTGCAGCCAGAGTATACGTATAGCGTGCAGGCCCAGGACGCGGCCAGTCCCGGCGGCTTCCGCACCCTGGCCACCGTGCCCACTTCGGCCACCAGCTTTGCGCTGCCCTACTCCGTGCTGCCAGGCTGCTTCCGTCTGTTGCTTACCGATGCCTGCCAGTCGTCGGGCTTTGCCATTGCTTCGCCGGTGGTGTGCTCGGTGTCGCTTACGGCTACGGCCAGCAACGGGCGCAATCAGCTCAGCTGGTCCACCGGTGCCACGGGCAGCCTGGCCTTGTTCCGGAACGGGCAGCTGCTGCAAAACCTGCCGGCCGGCTCTACGCAGTACGAAGACGCGGACGTGGTGTGCGGCACGGTGTACCGCTACCGGTTGGTGGTGAGCAATCCGCCGGTTGCTTCCGAGTCGAACGAGGCGGAGGTGACGACCACCTCCACCTTGCCCCCACCCCCGCCCCTGCTTACGGCCTCGTTCAACCTGCGCAACCAGGTGGAGCTGACGGCTCGGGCGGCGGGCAGCCCCACCAGCGGGCGGCTCATCTACCAGCGCAACGGGGCGCAGCTAACTTCCATTCCCGCGCCGGCCGGCCTGCTGCGCGACTCCCTGGTGGCGCCCGACCCGGCTGCGGCCCTGTGCTACACGGTGCGCTTCGAGGACGCCTGCGGCAACCGCTCGGCCGACAGCCCCCCGGCCTGCCCGGTGGTGCTGGCCGCCGCCCCGGCCAACGAAACCGGCTCCGAAATTCGGCTGACGTGGATGCCCCTGCGCGGGCCCGACCCGGCCGCGCCCGTGGCGTACCAGGTACTGCTGCTGTCGGCCACCAACGCCGTGCTGAGCCGCCGCCCCGTTACGGGCCTGACCTACCTCGACGCGCCGCCCCCCACCAGCCCGCAACGGGTGCGCTACCGCATTGAGGCCACTGGCGCGGGCCTGGCGGCGCCCAGCTACTCCAACGTGGTGGAAATAATCCGCACGGTCCGGCTGTTCGTGCCCACGGCTTTCACACCCAACGGCGACGGCCTGAACGATGTGCTGGAGCTGAAAGGCCGCTACCTCGACAACTTCCAGTTTGTGGTGATGGACCGCAACGGCAAGGAAGTGTTTCGCGCCACCGACCGCACCCGCACCTGGGACGGCCGCATCGGCAGCCAGGCCCCCGTGCCGGGCGCCTACGTGTGGCGCTTCGAGGCCACCGACCAGGACGGGCAGCGCACGGTGCAGCACGGCACCGTTACGGTGCTGCGCTAG